The stretch of DNA TCGGTGCGCATAACTCCTCCCCGGCGAAAAACAGAAAAAAAGTTGGAAAAGGAAGCGCCTGCCCCATAAAAGTAATGATACGCCGCGAGGCATTTGGTGGTAAACTATGCTTGTTGCTTTGAGAAGGATGCGCAGTTCATGTATGTGAAAGATATTTTGAAAGCAAAAGGCTCCAACGTCATTGCCGTTGACCTTTTGATGACCGCTCAATCCGTGGCGAAGATTTTTTCCAACGAGAAAATCGGCTTTGCCATCGTCCGCGATAAAAGCGGCAAAATCGTCGGCACCGTGACCGAGCGGGATATCGTTCACAACATAGCGGCGAAAGACGCCGGATCGATGTCAACGCCGGTCAAGGATTTTATGACCAAAAAGATCGTCACTTGCGCTCCCGACGACTCTCTGCCCAGGGTGATGAGTTTGATGACCGTGCGGCGCACCCGCCATGTTTTGGTTATGAACGGCGATGAGGTCGCCGGAGTAGTCAGCATCGGCGACGCGGTCAAGGTTCGTCTGGAGGAATCCATGCTGGATGAGGCGTCGCTGCGCGACTATGTTTCGGGCATGGGCTATAACTGAACGTATCAGAGCGCTATCCGAACAGCTTGTCGATATCGCTCTGCGAAACCCCTTCGTTGTTCAATTGCGGGCCGGTCATGACGACGTCGCCGTCCGATCCGTCATTGATTTTCTTTTCATCCAGCGGCAGCGCCGCCAGTCCGCCTTCGCCGAGGATAACGACCAGGGAATTCAAGGTGCCCTCGATCAGGTTCATCTCCTTGACGATCTTGGCGATGCGCTGGCCGGTAATGTCCTGGAACGAACAGGCCTCGAAAATAAGACTGATCTTGCCGGCCATCTTGTCGAAGTAATAGGCGGCGCCGGCATATTTAATTTGTTCACGCAATTCCAGGATTACGTCGTTGATGCCTTCGGTGGATTCCATGATCGTTTCGGTGGCGTCTTCGGTCGCTTTGGCGATGGCGGTCAACTGATCGGCGACCGTGCCGAAATGATCGATGTTCAAGTTGGGGTGCTTGATCGACGCCACCTCTTTTTTGATCTTTTGCAGATGCTCGAAAAGGTGAACGACCTCCTTTTTCAGGATATCGTACTGATTGTTTACGCTCATTTTGTGGTCCCCACCCGCCGATTTTACTGATTACTATCCTACCCGGCCTTCGTTCCATTGGCAAAACTATAAGCGCCTCTTTATGATGTAATTTAAATTGAAGCGTGGAGTAATCGTTATGGGCGGCGGCAAATCCAAAAAGAAATCATGGCGCACGGCGACCAAGCTGGTTCGCGGCGGAGCGCAACGATCCGACTTTGACGAAACCAGCGAGGGCCTGTTTCTGACCTCGGGCTACGTCTATAAATCCGCCGAGGAGGCCGAGCGGACCTTCAAGGGCGAAATTTCGCGCTACCAGTATTCCCGCTACGCCAATCCCACCGTCGCCATGTTCGAAAAAAGGCTGGCGCTGCTGGAAGGCGCCGATTATTGCTTCGCCACCTCCAGCGGCATGGCCGCCGTCTTTGCCTCGCTGGCCTGTCAACTAAGCTGCGGCGACCGGGTGGTGGCGTCACGCGCCCTGTTCGGATCGTGCAAGATCATCATCGACAAGGTGCTTTGCGCTTTCGGCGTAACGTGTCAACTGGTGGACGGCCTGGACCTTGATCAATGGAAGGCGGCCCTATCGAAAAAAACCAAAGCCGTGTTTCTGGAAACGCCGTCAAATCCGACGCTGGAGATCATCGACCTCAAGGCGGTCAGCGATCTGGCCCGCGCCGCCGGCGCCCTTCTGGTGGTCGATAACGTTTTCGCCACGCCGGTGCTGCAAAAGCCGATAGAATACGGCGCCGACATTGTCGTCTACTCCGCCACCAAGCACATCGACGGCCAGGGCCGGTGCATGGGCGGCGCCGTCCTTACCAATAACGAGGACTATTTCAACAACCTGCTGATTCCGTTTGTCCGCCATACCGGCCCCTGCATCAGCCCGTTCAACGCCTGGGTGATGGTGAAGAGTCTTGAGACCATGGAGCTGCGGATGACCCGCCATTGCGAAAACGCGCTGGCCGTCGCCCGCCATCTGGAAGGCCATCCTGCCGTTGTTAAGGCAATCTATCCCGGATTGGCGAGTCACCCTCAGCATAAACTGGCGATGAGGCAGATGAGCGGTCAGGGCGGCTCTATCGTCACCTTCGAGGTTCCCGGCGGCAAGGCGGCGGCGTTCAAGGTTCTCAACGCCATGAAGCTGATCGACATATCCAACAATCTCGGCGACGCCAAGAGTCTGACCACTCACCCGGCGACCACCACCCATATGCGCTTTACCCAGGAAGAACGCGACAAGGTCGGCATCACTGACGGCCTGGTCCGCCTGTCGGTGGGCCTGGAAGACGTGGAAGACATCAAGGACGATCTGAATCAGGCGCTGGGCTGATGCTCTAAGGACTTTGCGTGGCGAAGGCGATCCGGGTGATGCCGCAATTGCGAACCAGGGACAGCAGTTCGGTGATGTCCTGGTAGGGAAGCGTCGCGTCGCCGCCCAGCCGCAGCACCAGCTTTTCGGAACGGGTCCGCACCATTCCGCTCAGGACGTTATGCAGTTCGCCGTAAGTGATCGGCGATCCGTCAAGCTCCAGGCTTTTGTCTTTGCGCATGACCAGATCGGCGACTTCCGGGTCTTGCGACGCGGCGGCGGCAACGCGGGGAAGATCGATTCTCAACGCCTGGGCCATCAGCGGCGCGGCGATAATAAAGATCACCAGCAGAACCAGCATGACATCCACCAGCGGGGTGACGTTGATTTCCGAGAGCGGTTGGTCAAAATCGCCGCCGTCAATATTGAACGCCATTTCAGCTCTTCCTTTCGGCAGGAGGAAAAAAGGCGTCCAGGATGCGCATGGCGTTGCCTTCGATAATGCCCATGATGCGTCTCAGGCGGCGCAGCAGCAGGTTATACCCGACCACGGCGGGAATGGCGACGAACAGACCCGCCGCCGTTGCCGTCAGGGCCTCGGCGACCGGACCGGCGATCATATCCATAGAGAGGGCGGCGTCGCCCCCCAGCCCTTGCAGGGCGTGCATGATTCCCCATACCGTGCCGAACAGGCCGATAAAGGGCGCGGCGTTGCCGGTGGTGGCAAGAAGGGTGAGAAAGTTTTCCATTTCCATGCGGCGTTCTTTAAGGATGTGCGAGAAAACCGCCTCTGTTCGGCTACGGTCGCCGGCATTAAAAACCGCCGCGCCGCCGCCGTCGGCCGCCCGCAACAAATGGACTGAAGGAACATGTTCGGGCAAGGCGGCGGCCAGATTCGCCGGCGGCGCGCCGCCGATTATTCCGACGCCGAGGCGTCGTTCATGACGATGAATCGAGGCGAACTGCCAGACCTTGAAGACAATAACGGTCCAACTGGCGAGCGAAAGGGCGAGCAATAAAAGAAAAACCAGACGCACGATCCAGTCCGCTTCACTCCACCATGCAAGCCAGGAAATATTTTCAACCGCCATTGAACGGACCTTTACTAACTGTTTTGAAGCACAAAACGGATGGGGATTTCGACGAAGGCGGCGACCGGCTTGCCGCCTCGGGTGGCGGCGACGAATTTCCAGCGCCGGACCGATTCGACGGCGGCGTCGTCAAGAAGATTAACCCCGGAGCTTTCCTTCACGGTCAGGCTTAACGGCAAGCCCTCGGCGCTGACCTCCACCGTTAGCAGGACGGCGCCTTGCAGGCCTTTTCGCCGCGCCTGGGCGGGGTATAAAGGATGGGGATTCTGAAGATAGGCGGCCCTGTTGTCGGGAGGAACATAAGAGAGCGATTCGTCCTTCTGCGCCACGGTCGTTGATGAGGCCGCAGGCGTCGGCTCCGGTTTCGGCGTTGATGTTTCCTCTTTCGGCAATGTATCTTTCACGGGCGGATGCGGCTTGCGGATCGGCGCTTTCAGTTCCGCGACTTCGGCTTTAACGGGTTCGGATTGCCTCGCCGTTTCAGGTTCAGGCTCCGCCTTCGGCGCCGGGACAGGCGTCGGCGCGGGCAGATCGACGACCTCGAAATTACCGGCTTCAATGGACGTCGAAGTTGAAGGGAGAGTTTGCTGATAAAGCGCGAAGGCGATGCCTGCATGAAAAACTACGGCTATTCCCAGCGATATCGACGTTCGCAACGCGGTCATTTTACTTGCCCCTCAAGCCATTTCGAGAGGGCGGACTCATCAAGGAGGCCGGATTCAACTTTGATCTCTCCGTTGACTCCGATGAGGTAGGTTCGCGGAAGTTCTCCGCTCCAGTTCTTATCAACTTCGTAGCGCAGCCTCTCGACGAAGGTATCCGCAAAAACCCATTTTTCGGCCTTTGCCGGGGCGTATTTTTCCAGTGTTCGGAGAATGCGCGGGATATCGTTCTCGGCATCGGTGGAAACCATGGTCAGGCGGACATCCGCCCCGCTCTCCAGTATTTTTTTCAATATCGGCATCTCGGCAAGGCAAGGCGGGCAACCGATGGACCAGAAGTTGACGATGTGGGGCCGGCCCCGTCCGGCCTCAACGATGGCGGCGAAGCTGCCGCGAACGAAAGGGCGTACTATTGTTTCCTCTGCCGGTGCGGCAACGGCGGTAGAGGCAAGAAGAAACACGACTAACCCCAAAGTCCGCATCATGGCGCGTTTCCGCCCACTTTGAACAAGCGCCAGCCTTCCGCCAGCGTCGCCCACGACAGGTAAACTGAGCGTCCGTCATGAACCAGCAGCGGATGATCCGATGTGTCGGCGGTGGTCGAAATGCGTAACGGCTTTGACCATGTGCGTCCGTCATCTCCTGATTCCATGACAAAAATTTCGCCGGTCTCGCCGGTGAATTCCTTCCATGCCACGAACGTCTTTCCTCCGGCGGCCAGGACATGAGGGCGCGCCGCCCGGTTGGAACGGTTGCCGAAGCCGTAGGGCGCGGAGAAGGCGTTGCCTCCGTCTTCGGAGTGTGCGTAAAACAGCCCCTTGCGCGCCGCGCCGTCGGTAAACCAGACAATGTGCAAAACGCCGTTGTCGCCGATGGCAAGCGCCGGGCCGTGATGAGGACAGCCGTCAAGCTTCCAGAGGTCTTCGCTTACCCGCGTCAGGCGACCGGGGGAGCCGTCGGCGTTCAGTTTCATCAAGGCATGGTCGCGGATATTGCCTTCAAAGACATGCCGCCAGGCGATCACAGGCGATCCGGCGCCGTCAATAGCCATGGTGATTCGACAACATTCACAACTGTGATCGGCCAGCTTTATGTTGGCGGAAAAGCTTTTTCCGCCGTCGTCGGAATAAGCGTAATAAATGGCGGAACCGGCGTACTTTTTCTGTTGTTGTTTGGCCGCCTCTCTATCGCGCTTGTCGATCCATGAGATATGGATGCGGCCGTCGGCGCCGACGTTAAGCGTTTCAAAGCTCTGGCTCACCGGCTTGTCCTCGTCGGTGATGACGACCGGCGGGGAGAAAACCTTGCCGCCGTCCGTCGAGCGGCTGAAATAAACAATGCCGGAGTATTTCTGCTCGCCTTTAACAGTGAAGGCGACATAGAGCGAGCCGTCCGGCGAGACCGCTATCTTGGGACGGTTTTCTCCGTTCTTTTCGATGTCGAGCGGCTTGGGCGCGACCTTGGCCGACGCGGCGAACGACGCGCCGCCGTCTTCAGAGCGGGCAACATATACATATCCGTTTTGCGTCCATGTCAGCCATAGATGCCCCTTGGCGTCGAACAGGGGCGTCGGCGTTTCGGCGCAGCGCGGTGACGGTTCGGCTTGCGGGCCGACACATTCAGAAGCGGCTTTTTCGTGTTTGGGCTGATGGGCGACCGCTTGGCCGCTCATGACAAGGCCGGCGCCGGTTACAGACAGGCTTAAAATAGTCGGCAGGATGTATTTCATTTTTTTCATTATCCGATCACCACTTGGCGCGAATGCCGGCAAAAGCGGATCGGCCATCGCCGGGATTAAACTGCGCGGAAGCCGAGGTGGCCCGGTTAATCACGCTTGCGTTGGAGATATAGGCGGTATTTCCGAGATTACGACCCTCGACATACGCGGAGACGTTCTCATTGAAATCCTGAACGGCCTTCATTCCGAAGATCACATAAGGATCGGTTTGCAGCGTATTGGCGTTGTCGGCGTAGTAGCCTTTAGGCACCCATTCCATATTCGGTCCGATCGATAAACCGATCGGGTGCTTGTAGAGCATTTCGCCGCGAAGGAAATGACGAGGCGCTCCCGGAAGCTGGTTGTCGTTGTAGTTGCGGTCGCTGTCGAACGTAAAGTCATTGAACGTATAAGCAAGATTCAGCCCTATTTTATCTTTTTGGCTGAAAAGGTCATGGAGAAAATCGGCGCCGCCGCCTAATTCCAATCCCTGGTGAATGGTCCTGTGAACGTTCGTTACATTACACCCGGCGACGGCGCTTTGCAGACATTGCAATTCGTTATGTATTTCCGCCCGATAGGCCGCCAGATTCCACTTGTAGTTTGACCGTTGCCCCCGCGTGCCGACCTCGTATGTCGTGGCGGTCTGTTCCTTGACGGTGGTGAACGGAACGGCGGCTCCGCCGCTTTCGCCGAAACTGGGAACTTCGGCGCTGCGGGAAATATTGGCGAAGGCCTGCCAGTCGGGGTCCACATCCCACAACAGGCCTACTTTGGGACTCAAAAGGCTGAAGCTGTTGCGACCCGACGCATCGCCGTTGGACAGGAAGGTATCCTTCCGGTCGCGCACCGCATGGAGGAATTGCAAGCCGCCGACGACCGCCACGTTCGGA from Rhodospirillales bacterium RIFCSPLOWO2_02_FULL_58_16 encodes:
- a CDS encoding O-succinylhomoserine sulfhydrylase: MGGGKSKKKSWRTATKLVRGGAQRSDFDETSEGLFLTSGYVYKSAEEAERTFKGEISRYQYSRYANPTVAMFEKRLALLEGADYCFATSSGMAAVFASLACQLSCGDRVVASRALFGSCKIIIDKVLCAFGVTCQLVDGLDLDQWKAALSKKTKAVFLETPSNPTLEIIDLKAVSDLARAAGALLVVDNVFATPVLQKPIEYGADIVVYSATKHIDGQGRCMGGAVLTNNEDYFNNLLIPFVRHTGPCISPFNAWVMVKSLETMELRMTRHCENALAVARHLEGHPAVVKAIYPGLASHPQHKLAMRQMSGQGGSIVTFEVPGGKAAAFKVLNAMKLIDISNNLGDAKSLTTHPATTTHMRFTQEERDKVGITDGLVRLSVGLEDVEDIKDDLNQALG
- a CDS encoding biopolymer transporter ExbD, with the protein product MAFNIDGGDFDQPLSEINVTPLVDVMLVLLVIFIIAAPLMAQALRIDLPRVAAAASQDPEVADLVMRKDKSLELDGSPITYGELHNVLSGMVRTRSEKLVLRLGGDATLPYQDITELLSLVRNCGITRIAFATQSP